From the genome of Anopheles merus strain MAF chromosome X, AmerM5.1, whole genome shotgun sequence, one region includes:
- the LOC121599766 gene encoding low-density lipoprotein receptor-related protein 4 isoform X2, with amino-acid sequence MVVAAAEPRRNRGSGRSHRCLVALAGFGVRLGLIVPLLTVPLFLGIAHGEEQTTEITSEGVGHYNGKSEQSGPPGPNQLGAAWQIFGSNSMRQPGGEGRVVKTKPRKPKPYQKDIRPQLPPGKIMMAPPRRRTFHQATQYPKNASIAIDRSAGLSHHPIGSHAAGGNVYGSMSHYDTVYGIRGVERRDNDGFRPFERYGPSAHLGHYHIHPDDDIFRPDEELLMESGGGGGGAGAAGKADGLAGIESCDIKCEPREFTCDKSCACIHMDLHCDGQADCVLTEDEQNCEIVHQRLAQQIKDNCETSGTHVICATTHTCISRDWLCDGDDDCGDYTDETHCGNRHDCTEEKFECQNGMCIPRDWVCDGDNDCNDLSDEKNCTKQCTRDEFRCKDGSCISASFQCDGETDCIDESDEANCDRPMQSCPEGEFKCKGALGGMGGPGGRCVLMRFRCDGDNDCGDWSDEENCAKKQVDCMINEFKCDDGDCIPLQWRCDDKQDCNNGEDEKNCPVDRIAGRTCSPDEYTCKDGRCILRSWVCDGSADCRRGEDEQDCDIKCELNQFLCPSGSRNSTRDSVCINQKHVCDGHTDCANGEDEMRCPIVHPCGAHSRCEQLCITAYSGREECMCRPGYLLHGNGYNCTDIDECSITSNPVCSQECLNVAGSFRCSCQPGYVLRPDQRTCKAVGGSVKLLMANRADIRQVSLSNNQYTSIAKGLPNAIALDYHYRQDLLFWTDVSIDVIKRSHLNGSGVRDVIKWGLESPGGLAVDWIHDLLFWTDSGTRRVEVSTLDGQMRAVIAASDLDKPRAIAVHPGRALVFWTDWGTAPKIERAFMDGSDRQTIIAEAIFWPNGLTIDYTSSRIYWADAKHVIESANFDGRVRRKILSNNLPHPFALALFEDSMYWTDWHTKTISTASKVNGRGFRVVHEGLHFPMGIQSYHPSRQPDFTNRCVADKNGRKGGCSHLCLPARTHRRCACPIGLTLRPDQKTCSTVPDKLLLIARKKDVRVRQLDAANPVDMVLPLDGIKSTVAVDWCSRTNVIYWTDVGKSMISRAFINGSQQEAIVKANLISPAGLALDWVTDKIYWTDPGTNRIEAATTDGRQRALLIWERLDKPRDIVVHPGEGYMFWSDWGSNPLIERAGMDGTGRFTLVSENLQWPNGLALDVDKQRLYFLDGGTKSLEYVNYDGTGRNRLITEGLKHPFGLDVYEKRVYWTDWDTHSIQVANMYNGHDRRTILANNTDLMDIRVFHRNRRDSRNPCAHKNGGCSYICLLNPTSYSCACPIGIQLKDNGKTCKSGPSNYLVFAHRTEVRQVSLDSDYQIDVVLPLPPISNVVTLDVDRRTGEIYWADTIEDVIMRSTPDGMRIKQIYSESMTSVDGLVIDSIGRKLYWTDAGRKVLEVSDLEEGIRSALVWKDLEQPRGIALDYESGYLFWSDWGANPRIERADMDGENRVDLITEGLGWPNGLAVDRAAKRIYWADAQMKTIESCTLSGGARTKVVENLPHPYALAVTGRTIYWTDWITKALHSVPKGNPAHIRNVTHGLEGLMDVKVVQEDEERHLENVCGAGNGGCSHLCLRNPTGYSCKCPTGLTMREGSTTDCKTLPDEYLLIALRSGIGRISLDTPDLFDVVLPIEGVHGAVVLDYHFDSMYVFYADVNVDAIRRVNMHNYSDTQVIVSSGLNTPNGIAVDWLADNLYWTDTALKKIEVARLDGSCRKAILTDGLDDPRSIILYPKRGFVFWADWGQTPKIERAYMDGSERRSIVDFELGFPTGLAIDFDAKKLYWADALQDRIELCDFDGRRRQQVVSHATHPFGFTLTATHLYWTDWYNKSVLRAPKHSVSSVEVARFSLRGALEIRAVSGQRQPHDWNPCRSDNGGCSHLCLYAETRYVCGCPDIPDAHHCDPEPAILVAMKPNDEMLSASEEKPPHSNGSIVLSSSRMHAQLVIIATAILAGLLIIVIIAILVLIVNSKRKQSKKSSRSASDVLTFTNPNYNGIEGLCQTGDSGSSRNTIWKRLKYDRAQERVFEEKYLGVQHHGTSNGSYLASTPTSQITPVSAVLPV; translated from the exons atggtggtggcggcggcggaaCCGCGTCGGAACCGGGGCAGTGGCCGGTCGCACCGCTGTCTGGTCGCGCTGGCCGGGTTCGGCGTGCGGCTGGGCCTGATCGTACCCCTGCTGACGGTACCGCTCTTCCTGGGCATCG CCCACGGTGAGGAGCAGACAACGGAAATCACGTCGGAGGGCGTCGGGCACTACAACGGAAAGTCGGAGCAGTCGGGGCCGCCGGGGCCGAATCAGCTCGGCGCGGCCTGGCAGATATTCGGCTCGAACTCGATGCGGCAGCCGGGGGGCGAGGGCCGGGTCGTCAAGACGAAGCCGCGCAAACCGAAACCCTACCAGAAGGACATCCGGCCGCAGCTGCCGCCGGGTAAGATCATGATGGCGCCGCCCCGGCGGCGCACCTTCCACCAGGCGACCCAGTACCCCAAGAACGCCTCGATCGCGATCGACCGTAGCGCAGGGCTGTCGCACCACCCGATCGGGAGCCACGCGGCCGGTGGCAATGTGTACGGCTCGATGTCGCACTACGACACGGTGTACGGTATACGGGGGGTCGAGCGGCGAGACAACGATGGCTTCCGGCCGTTCGAGCGGTACGGGCCGAGCGCGCACCTGGGCCACTACCACATCCACCCGGACGATGACATATTCCGGCCGGACGAGGAGCTGCTGATGGAGTCGGGcggaggcggcggcggagcgGGTGCCGCCGGCAAGGCGGACGGGCTGGCCGGGATCGAGAGCTGCGACATCAAGTGCGAGCCGCGCGAGTTCACCTGCGACAAGAGCTGCGCCTGCATCCACATGGATCTGCACTGCGACGGGCAGGCGGACTGCGTGCTGACCGAGGACGAGCAGAACTGCGAGATAGTGCACCAGCGGCTGGCCCAGCAGATCAAGGACAACTGCGAGACGAGCGGCACGCACGTGATCTGCGCGACCACGCACACCTGCATCTCGCGCGACTGGCTGTGCGACGGGGACGACGACTGCGGCGACTACACGGACGAGACGCACTGCGGCAACCGGCACGACTGCACCGAGGAGAAGTTCGAGTGCCAGAACGGGATGTGCATACCGCGCGACTGGGTGTGCGACGGCGACAACGACTGCAACGACCTGTCGGACGAGAAAAACTGCACCAAACA ATGTACGCGGGACGAGTTCCGGTGCAAGGATGGGTCCTGCATCTCGGCCTCGTTCCAGTGCGACGGCGAGACGGACTGTATCGACGAGTCGGACGAGGCGAATTGCGACCGGCCGATGCAGAGCTGCCCGGAGGGCGAGTTCAAGTGCAAGGGCGCCCTGGGCGGTATGGGCGGCCCGGGCGGCCGCTGCGTCCTGATGCGGTTCCGGTGCGACGGCGACAACGATTGCGGCGACTGGAGCGACGAGGAGAACTGTGCGAAGAAGCAGGTCGACTGCATGATCAACGAGTTCAAGTGCGACGATGGCGACTGCATTCCGCTGCAGTGGCGCTGCGACGACAAGCAGGACTGCAACAATGGCGAGGACGAGAAGAACTGCCCGGTGGATCGGATCGCCGGGCGGACCTGCTCGCCGGACGAGTACACGTGCAAGGATGGCCGCTGCATACTG CGATCCTGGGTGTGCGATGGCTCGGCCGACTGTCGGCGCGGCGAAGACGAGCAGGACTGCGACATCAAGTGTGAGCTGAACCAGTTCCTGTGTCCCTCGGGCAGCCGAAATAGTACGCGCGACTC CGTGTGCATCAACCAGAAGCATGTGTGTGACGGGCACACCGACTGTGCGAACGGCGAGGACGAGATGCGCTGCCCGATCGTGCACCCGTGCGGGGCCCACTCGCGCTGCGAGCAGCTCTGCATCACGGCGTACAGCGGTCGGGAGGAGTGCATGTGCCGGCCGGGATACCTGCTGCACGGCAACGGCTACAACTGCACCGACATCGACGAGTGCAGCATCACGAGCAATCCGGTCTGCTCGCAGGAGTGTCTGAACGTGGCGGGCAGCTTCCGGTGCTCCTGCCAGCCCGGCTACGTGCTGCGGCCGGACCAGCGCACCTGCAAGGCGGTCGGCGGCTCGGTGAAGCTGCTGATGGCGAACCGGGCCGACATACGGCAGGTGTCGCTCAGCAACAACCAGTACACCTCGATCGCGAAGGGCCTGCCGAACGCGATCGCGCTCGACTACCACTACCGGCAGGATCTGCTGTTCTGGACGGACGTGTCGATCGACGTGATCAAGCGGTCGCACCTGAACGGGAGCGGCGTCCGGGACGTCATCAAGTGGGGGCTGGAGTCGCCGGGCGGGCTGGCAGTGGACTGGATACACGATCTGCTGTTCTGGACGGATTCGGGCACGCGCCGCGTCGAAGTGTCCACGCTCGACGGCCAGATGCGGGCCGTGATTGCGGCGAGTGATCTGGACAAACCGAGAGCGATCGCGGTGCATCCGGGCCGGGCGCTGGTGTTCTGGACCGACTGGGGCACGGCGCCGAAGATCGAGCGCGCGTTCATGGACGGGTCCGACCGGCAGACGATCATCGCGGAGGCCATCTTCTGGCCGAACGGGCTCACGATCGACTACACCAGCAGCCGCATCTACTGGGCGGACGCGAAGCACGTGATCGAGAGCGCCAACTTTGACGGGCGGGTGAGGCGCAAAATCCTGAGCAACAACCTGCCGCACCCGTTCGCGCTCGCCCTGTTCGAGGACTCGATGTACTGGACGGACTGGCACACGAAAACCATCTCGACCGCGAGCAAGGTGAATGGGCGCGGCTTCCGCGTCGTGCACGAGGGGCTCCACTTCCCGATGGGCATCCAGAGCTACCATCCGTCCCGCCAGCCCGACTTCACCAACCGGTGCGTGGCGGACAAGAACGGCCGCAAAGGGGGCTGCTCGCACCTGTGCCTGCCGGCCCGCACGCACCGCCGCTGCGCCTGCCCGATCGGGCTGACGCTGCGCCCGGACCAGAAGACCTGCTCGACCGTGCCGGacaagctgctgctgatcgcGCGCAAGAAGGACGTCCGGGTGCGGCAGCTCGATGCGGCTAACCCGGTCGACATGGTGCTGCCGCTCGACGGCATCAAGTCGACCGTCGCCGTCGACTGGTGCAGCCGCACGAACGTCATCTACTGGACGGACGTCGGCAAGAGCATGATCAGCCGGGCGTTCATCAACGGCAGCCAGCAGGAGGCGATCGTGAAGGCGAACCTGATCTCGCCCGCCGGTCTCGCCCTCGACTGGGTGACGGACAAGATCTACTGGACGGATCCGGGCACGAACCGCATCGAGGCGGCGACGACGGACGGGCGCCAGCGGGCGCTGCTGATCTGGGAGCGGCTGGACAAGCCGCGCGACATTGTGGTGCACCCGGGCGAGGGCTACATGTTCTGGTCGGACTGGGGCTCGAACCCGCTGATCGAGCGGGCCGGCATGGACGGTACCGGCCGGTTCACGCTCGTGTCGGAGAATCTGCAGTGGCCGAACGGGCTGGCGCTGGACGTGGACAAGCAGCGGCTGTACTTCCTGGACGGTGGCACGAAATCGCTCGAGTACGTCAACTACGACGGCACCGGGCGCAACCGGCTCATCACCGAGGGGCTGAAGCACCCGTTCGGGCTGGACGTGTACGAGAAGCGCGTCTACTGGACCGACTGGGACACGCACAGCATCCAGGTGGCGAACATGTACAACGGGCACGACCGGCGCACGATACTCGCGAACAACACCGACCTGATGGACATACGCGTGTTTCACCGGAACAGGCGCGACTCGCGCAACCCGTGCGCCCACAAGAACGGTGGCTGCTCCTACATCTGTCTGCTGAACCCGACCAGCTACAGCTGTGCCTGCCCGATCGGTATCCAGCTGAAG GATAATGGTAAAACGTGCAAGAGCGGCCCCTCCAACTATCTGGTGTTTGCGCACCGTACCGAGGTGCGGCAGGTGTCGCTCGACAGTGACTATCAGATCGATGtggtgctgccgctgcccCCGATCTCGAACGTGGTCACGCTGGACGTCGATCGGCGCACGGGCGAGATCTACTGGGCGGACACGATCGAGGACGTGATCATGCGCTCCACGCCGGACGGCATGCGCATCAAGCAGATCTACAGCGAGAGCATGACCAGCGTGGACGGGCTCGTGATCGACTCGATCGGGCGCAAG CTGTACTGGACCGACGCCGGGCGGAAGGTGCTGGAGGTGAGCGACCTGGAGGAGGGCATACGCAGTGCGCTGGTGTGGAAGGATCTGGAGCAGCCGCGGGGCATCGCGCTCGACTACGAGTCGGGCTACCTGTTCTGGTCGGACTGGGGCGCCAACCCGCGCATCGAGCGGGCCGACATGGACGGGGAGAACCGGGTCGATCTGATCACCGAGGGGCTCGGCTGGCCGAACGGGCTGGCCGTCGATCGGGCGGCAAAGCGTATATACTGGGCCGACGCACAGATGAAGACGATCGAGTCGTGCACGCTGAGCGGTGGGGCGCGCACCAAGGTGGTGGAAAATTTGCCCCACCCGTACGCACTGGCCGTCACCGGGCGCACCATCTACTGGACGGATTGGATCACGAAGGCGCTCCACTCGGTGCCGAAGGGCAACCCGGCCCACATCCGCAACGTTACGCACGGGCTGGAGGGCCTGATGGATGTGAAGGTGGTGCAGGAGGACGAGGAGCGCCATCTGGAGAATGTGTGCGGGGCGGGCAACGGGGGCTGCTCGCACCTGTGCCTGCGCAATCCGACCGGCTACTCGTGCAAATGTCCGACCGGGCTGACGATGCGGGAAGGCAGCACGACCGACTGTAAAACCCTGCCGGAC GAGTACCTGCTGATAGCACTGCGCTCGGGCATTGGGCGCATCTCGCTCGACACGCCGGACCTGTTCGATGTGGTGCTGCCAATCGAGGGCGTACACGGTGCGGTCGTGCTGGACTACCACTTCGACAGCATGTACGTGTTCTACGCCGATGTGAACGTGGACGCGATCCGGCGCGTCAACATGCACAACTACTCCGACACGCAGGTGATCGTTTCGAGCGGGCTGAACACACCGAACGGCATCGCGGTCGACTGGCTCGCCGACAACCTGTACTGGACGGACACGGCCCTGAAGAAGATCGAGGTCGCCCGGCTGGACGGCTCGTGCCGGAAGGCCATTCTGACCGACGGGCTGGACGATCCGCGCTCGATCATCCTCTATCCGAAGCGGGGCTTCGTCTTCTGGGCCGACTGGGGCCAAACGCCCAAGATCGAGCGGGCGTACATGGACGGGTCCGAGCGGCGTAGCATAGTCGACTTCGAGCTCGGCTTCCCGACCGGCCTGGCCATCGACTTCGACGCGAAGAAGCTGTACTGGGCGGACGCACTGCAGGATCGGATTGAGCTGTGCGACTTCGACGGGCGCCGGCGCCAGCAGGTGGTGTCGCACGCGACCCATCCGTTCGGGTTCACGCTCACCGCGACGCACCTGTACTGGACCGACTGGTACAACAAGTCGGTACTGCGCGCACCGAAGCACAGCGTGTCGAGCGTCGAGGTGGCCCGGTTCAGCTTGCGCGGTGCACTCGAGATACGGGCCGTGTCGGGGCAGCGGCAACCGCACGACTGGAACCCGTGCCGCAGCGACAACGGCGGCTGCTCGCACCTGTGCCTGTACGCCGAGACGCGGTACGTATGCGGCTGCCCGGACATACCGGACGCACATCACTGCGACCCCGAGCCGGCCATCCTCGTGGCGATGAAGCCGAACGACGAGATGCTGTCGGCGAGCGAGGAGAAACCACCCCACTCGAACGGCTCGATCGTGCTGAGCAGCAGCCGAATGCACGCGCAGCTAGTCATCATAGCGACCGCCATCCTGGCCGGGCTGCttatcatcgtcatcatcgccatcTTAG TGCTGATTGTCAACTCGAAACGCAAGCAGAGTAAGAAAAGCTCGCGCAGTGCCAGCGACGTGCTGACCTTTACCAACCCGAACTACAACGGCATCGAGGGTCTCTGCCAGACCGGCGATTCCGGCTCGTCGCGCAACACCATCTGGAAGCGGCTGAAGTACGATCGGGCACAG GAGCGTGTTTTTGAGGAGAAGTATCTGGGCGTCCAGCATCACGGTACCAGCAACGGTAGCTACCTAGCGTCGACGCCCACGTCCCAGATAACACCGGTGTCGGCTGTTCTACCCGTCTAA